A DNA window from Brassica napus cultivar Da-Ae chromosome C1, Da-Ae, whole genome shotgun sequence contains the following coding sequences:
- the LOC106373735 gene encoding late embryogenesis abundant protein translates to MADIRDERGNPIYLADEQGKPAQLVDEFGNAMHLTGVATTVPHLKESSYTGPHPITAPITTTHTPHHAQPISVSHNPLENKGISSSNSMDEYGQGSRQGATVTDETKSKVEGHDRSTATVSGSGSEEAHEKKGFLNKIKEKLSGNHNDP, encoded by the exons ATGGCGGATATAAGAGACGAAAGAGGAAACCCGATCTACCTCGCGGACGAACAAGGCAAGCCAGCTCAGCTGGTGGACGAGTTTGGAAACGCGATGCACCTGACAGGTGTTGCAACCACCGTCCCTCACCTGAAGGAGAGCAGCTACACCGGTCCACACCCAATCACCGCCCCAATCACGACCACCCATACTCCTCACCACGCACAACCTATCTCCGTGTCTCACAACCCTCTTGAAAACAAAGGCATTTCTTCCTCCAACTCG ATGGACGAATATGGTCAAGGATCACGACAAGGAGCTACTGTAACGGATGAAACTAAATCAAAGGTAGAGGGGCACGATCGATCAACTGCAACAGTGAGCGGATCAGGATCAGAAGAAGCTCACGAGAAGAAGGGGTTCCTTAACAAGATTAAGGAGAAACTTTCCGGCAACCATAACGATCCGTAA
- the LOC106438887 gene encoding uncharacterized protein LOC106438887, producing the protein MGNACCVAARDKMVLVPPNSSTAAERRHSPTWSFRWDNHNRRGRVAGEESSLTWLSDGNDGSDFKSESAFVSSQGSPFDSFRTHTLQKSPASDLSFPRNSSMDTVFEQKENDSTQSVAPSYPSPSHTSSFPASPLSPQSYLHPASSSSSLKLTQRPRLSKQVSDSRIYGMNSLSRGSATEETQGTPLRYDSSQSGPSESWSLQASSEMMSSSRSNEPLSYDNDCFGIDRDKIDHHGNRVMSNHHQQTCGACSRPLSEKSMWSSQKIFMTNELSVSAILACGHVYHGECLEQMTPEIDKFDPSCPICTFGEKKTAKLSEKALKVEMDLKARHNKRLRNRVLDSDFDCDDLVMYDHSHMAGAAADKSPELVSSSSVKGYAAKPFLARHFSFGSRGNSKSAEENLAVKKKGFFWTKSSKI; encoded by the exons ATGGGGAATGCGTGTTGTGTTGCTGCTCGTGACAAAATGGTACTGGTGCCTCCTAATTCATCAACTGCTGCTGAGAGGAGGCATTCTCCTACTTGGAGTTTCCGCTGGGATAATCATAATAGAAGAGGCCGTGTTGCTGGTGAAGAGTCATCTCTCACTTGGTTATCTGATGGTAACGATGGCTCTGACTTCAAATCTGAATCTGCTTTCGTATCATCTCAAGGCTCTCCTTTCGACAGCTTTCGGACTCATACACTGCAGAAATCCCCGGCCTCAG ATCTATCTTTCCCAAGAAACTCTTCCATGGATACAGTCTTCGAGCAG AAAGAAAATGATTCAACACAGTCTGTGGCACCTTCATATCCATCTCCTTCACATACATCTTCTTTCCCAGCATCACCACTTTCTCCCCAGAGCTACTTGCATCCTGCTAGTTCGTCGTCATCACTTAAACTGACACAGCGCCCTCGTCTATCAAAGCAAGTCTCAGATAGTCGAATCTATGGAATGAACTCACTAAGTAGAGGCTCAGCAACTGAAGAGACGCAGGGAACTCCTTTGAGATATGATTCTTCTCAGAGTGGACCATCTGAAAGTTGGTCATTGCAAGCCTCTTCTGAAATGATGTCATCTTCTCGCAGCAACGAGCCTTTGTCTTATGATAATGACTGCTTTGGGATTGATCGTGACAAGATAGACCATCATGGCAACCGAGTAATGTCCAATCATCATCAGCAAACCTGTGGTGCCTGCTCTAGACCATTGTCAGAGAAATCCATGTGGAGCAGCCAAAAGATCTTCATGACCAATGAGCTCTCTGTGTCCGCGATTCTAGCATGTGGGCATGTCTATCATGGTGAGTGTTTAGAGCAGATGACACCGGAAATCGATAAATTCGACCCGTCGTGCCCAATCTGTACATTTGGTGAGAAGAAAACGGCGAAGCTGTCAGAGAAAGCGTTGAAAGTTGAGATGGATTTGAAAGCTAGGCACAACAAGAGACTCAGAAACCGAGTTTTGGACAGTGATTTTGATTGCGATGATTTGGTAATGTATGATCACAGCCACATGGCAGGAGCAGCAGCAGACAAGAGCCCTGAACTGGTCTCGAGTTCGAGCGTCAAAGGTTATGCCGCAAAGCCTTTCTTGGCTAGACATTTCTCTTTTGGATCCAGAGGTAACAGTAAATCCGCTGAAGAGAATCTTGCTGTCAAAAAGAAAGGCTTCTTCTGGACCAAATCCAGCAAAATATGA